The window CGACCTTCGCCGCGCTCGCCGACCCGACCCGGCGGGCGATCCTCAAGCGGCTCAAGTCGGGCGAGGCCACGGTCATGGAGCTGGCCGCGCCGTTCGAGATGAGCCAGCCCGCGATCTCCAAGCACCTCAAGGTGTTGGAGCGGGCGGGTTTGATCTCCCGCGGCCGCGACGCGCAACGGCGGCCGTGCAGGCTGGAACCGGGTCCGCTCAAGGCGGCGACGGACTGGCTGGAGAACTACCGCCGCTATTGGGAAGAGCAGTACCAACGCCTCGACGCACTGCTCGACGTGCTCAAAGAGGAGACCTGATGACCGTCACGATCACGACCCCGTCGCCCACCGAACTGGCGGTGACCCGCTCGTTCGACGCGCCACGAGCACTGGTCTTCGACGCGCTGACCAAGCCCGAACTGTTGAAGCGCTGGCTCGGCGCCCAAGGCTGGAACCTGGTCGAGTGCACGGTCGACCTCCGAGTCGGCGGCGCCTGGCGGTTTGTCTCGCAGGGGCCGGGCGGCGCGAAGATGGGCCACGGCGGCGTGTACCAGGAGATCGAAGCGCCCTCGCGCCTGGTCTACACCGAGTCCTATGACGACCAGTGGTTCGAGGGCGAAGCCCTGATCACCGCGTCCCTGACCGAAACGGCCGGCCGAACCACCGTCCACACGGTGCTGCGGTTCGAGTCGCAGGAGATCCGGGACGTGGTCGCGGCGTCCCCGATGGAATCCGGAATCAATTACGGCTATGCGCGTCTCGACGACGTGCTGGCCTCAGTGTCGAAAGCGGGCTGACCATGAACTGGACCCTCGAAGTCGTCGTCGTACCGGTCACCGATGTGGCCCGCGCCAAGGAGTTCTACGCCGAAACCCTCGGCTTCAACGTCGACCACGACACCTTCGTCAGCGAGGAGATGCACGTCATTCAGCTGACACCACCGGGATCGGGCTGCTCCATCGTCATCGGCAAGGGCGTCGGCGTGATGGAACCTGGTTCCCTGCAAGGCTTGCAGCTGGTGGTGAACGACCTGCGGGCCGCGCACAAGCAGCTGACCGAGCGTGGGGTGGAAGTCAGCGAGATCCGGGTGGCGGGCCCGA is drawn from Actinokineospora alba and contains these coding sequences:
- a CDS encoding ArsR/SmtB family transcription factor, whose product is MAVDQLDATFAALADPTRRAILKRLKSGEATVMELAAPFEMSQPAISKHLKVLERAGLISRGRDAQRRPCRLEPGPLKAATDWLENYRRYWEEQYQRLDALLDVLKEET
- a CDS encoding VOC family protein, with product MNWTLEVVVVPVTDVARAKEFYAETLGFNVDHDTFVSEEMHVIQLTPPGSGCSIVIGKGVGVMEPGSLQGLQLVVNDLRAAHKQLTERGVEVSEIRVAGPNGFEPAVEGDELNNAGFCFFTDPDGNGWAVQQITARP
- a CDS encoding SRPBCC family protein, translated to MTVTITTPSPTELAVTRSFDAPRALVFDALTKPELLKRWLGAQGWNLVECTVDLRVGGAWRFVSQGPGGAKMGHGGVYQEIEAPSRLVYTESYDDQWFEGEALITASLTETAGRTTVHTVLRFESQEIRDVVAASPMESGINYGYARLDDVLASVSKAG